The following nucleotide sequence is from Micromonospora sp. WMMD1120.
CTGACCGTCCACCCGGGCCAAGTGACCGCGCTGGTCGGTGACAACGGCGCCGGCAAGTCGACCCTGGTGAAGTGCATCAGCGGCATCCATCCCACCGACGCCGGCGAGTTCCTGTTCGACGGCGAACCGGTGCACATCAACAACCCCCGGGACGCCGCCGCGCTCGGCATCGAGGTCGTCTACCAGGACCTCGCGCTCTGCGACAACCTGGACATCGTGCAGAACATGTTCCTCGGTCGCGAGCGGCGCAGCGGCATCGTCCTGGACGAGCCGTCGATGGAACAGTTGGCCGCCGAGACCCTGGCCGGGCTCTCCATCCGCACCGTCACCTCGCTGCGCCAGCACGTGTCCAGCCTGTCCGGCGGTCAACGGCAGACGGTCGCCATCGCCAAGGCGGTGCTCTGGAACAGCAAGCTGGTGATCCTGGACGAGCCGACGGCAGCCCTCGGCGTGGCGCAGACCGCGCAGGTGCTCGAACTGGTCCGCCGCCTCGCCGACAACGGCCTGGCCGTGGTGCTCATCTCGCACAACATGAACGACGTCTTCGCCGTCTCCGACCAGATCGCCGCCCTGTACCTCGGCCAGATGGTCGCCCAGGTGAAGACCACCGACATCACCCACGCCCAGGTGGTCGAGCTGATCACCGCCGGGCGCTCCGGCGGGCTCGGCCTCGCCACCGAGACGGACAGCAACGGCGACGGCCCGCAGCCGGCCGAGTCGACTTCAGGAGGCCACCGATGACCACCACCGCCGTGCGCGAGGACGGCCCGGCGGCCGTCACACCGGCGCCGACCGTCGGGGGGCACGCCCGCAACTACCTGAGTCGGGTACGCGGTGGCGACGTCGGCGCGTTACCGGCCGTCCTCGGCCTGATCGTGCTCTGCACCGTCTTCGCGGTCATGCGGCCGTCGTCGTTCCTGTCCGCCGGCAACTTCGCCAACCTCTTCACCCAGGGCGCGGCGGTGACGCTGATCGCGATGGGCCTGGTCTTCGTGCTGCTGCTCGGCGAGATCGACCTCTCCGCCGGCTTCGCCAGCGGCGTCTGCGCGGCGGTGCTGGCCAACGTGGTCACCGTGCTGGGCTACCCCTGGTGGGTCGCCGTGCTCGCGGCGATCGCCACCGGCATGGTCATCGGCACCAGCCTCGGCCTGCTCGTCGCGAAGATCGGCATTCCGTCCTTCGTGGTCACCCTCGCCGGGTTCCTCGCCTTCCAGGGCATCGTGCTGCTGCTGGTGAAGGAGGGCACCAACATCTCGGTCCGCGACGAGGTGCTGGTCGCCATCGCCAACCGCAACCTCACCCCCGCCCTGGGCTGGGCGCTGACCGTCCTCGCCGTGGTCGGCTACGCGGCGGTGCAACTGCTGCGCCACCGCAACCGGGTGGCCCGCGGCCTGATCACCGACCCGATCGCCGTGGTGGCGCTGCGGATCGCCGGGCTCGCCGTCATCCTCGGCGCCGCCGTGTACGTCCTCAACCTCGAACGCAGCCGCAACGTGCTGATCAGCTCGCTCAAGGGCGTGCCGATCGTGGTGCCGATCATCGCGCTGCTGCTGATCGTCTGGACCTTCGTGCTCCAGCGCACCAGCTACGGCCGGCACATCTACGCCGTGGGCGGTAACCGGGAAGCGGCCCGCCGGGCGGGCATCGGGGTGGACCGGATCAGGATCTCGGTCTTCATGATCTGCTCGTCGATGGCCGCC
It contains:
- a CDS encoding ABC transporter permease gives rise to the protein MTTTAVREDGPAAVTPAPTVGGHARNYLSRVRGGDVGALPAVLGLIVLCTVFAVMRPSSFLSAGNFANLFTQGAAVTLIAMGLVFVLLLGEIDLSAGFASGVCAAVLANVVTVLGYPWWVAVLAAIATGMVIGTSLGLLVAKIGIPSFVVTLAGFLAFQGIVLLLVKEGTNISVRDEVLVAIANRNLTPALGWALTVLAVVGYAAVQLLRHRNRVARGLITDPIAVVALRIAGLAVILGAAVYVLNLERSRNVLISSLKGVPIVVPIIALLLIVWTFVLQRTSYGRHIYAVGGNREAARRAGIGVDRIRISVFMICSSMAAVGGIVAASRANSVDPNTGGSNVLLYAVGAAVIGGTSLFGGKGRVLDAVLGGAVVAVIENGMGLMGYSAGVKYVVTGVVLLLAASVDALSRRRAAATGTR
- a CDS encoding ATP-binding cassette domain-containing protein, with protein sequence MSATPLLELRGIDKSFGPVQVLRNVALTVHPGQVTALVGDNGAGKSTLVKCISGIHPTDAGEFLFDGEPVHINNPRDAAALGIEVVYQDLALCDNLDIVQNMFLGRERRSGIVLDEPSMEQLAAETLAGLSIRTVTSLRQHVSSLSGGQRQTVAIAKAVLWNSKLVILDEPTAALGVAQTAQVLELVRRLADNGLAVVLISHNMNDVFAVSDQIAALYLGQMVAQVKTTDITHAQVVELITAGRSGGLGLATETDSNGDGPQPAESTSGGHR